One genomic region from Jiangella sp. DSM 45060 encodes:
- a CDS encoding bacterial proteasome activator family protein encodes MTEPNQNAESHDTHEDDEQRVVVVGPGGMAVESAPGSQDEQRSLTDLVEQPAKVMRIGSMIKQLLDEVKAAPLDEASRRRLGEIHRASIDELEDGLAPELVDELERLALPFDDDNVPTDAELRVAQAQLVGWLEGLFHGIQTTLFAQQMAARAQLEQMRRALPPGVQLAPGQAMPGQQMPDEGDQRGSGMYL; translated from the coding sequence ATGACGGAGCCCAACCAGAACGCCGAGTCCCACGACACCCACGAGGACGACGAGCAGCGCGTCGTCGTCGTCGGCCCTGGCGGCATGGCCGTCGAGTCCGCGCCCGGCAGTCAGGACGAGCAGCGCTCGCTCACCGACCTCGTCGAGCAGCCGGCCAAGGTCATGCGCATCGGCAGCATGATCAAGCAGCTCCTCGACGAGGTGAAGGCCGCGCCGCTCGACGAAGCGAGCCGTCGCCGGCTGGGCGAGATCCACCGGGCCTCCATCGACGAGCTCGAGGACGGCCTGGCGCCGGAGCTTGTCGACGAGCTCGAGCGGCTCGCGCTCCCCTTCGACGACGACAACGTGCCCACCGACGCCGAACTCCGGGTCGCGCAGGCCCAGCTGGTCGGCTGGCTGGAAGGGCTGTTCCACGGCATCCAGACCACGCTGTTCGCGCAGCAGATGGCGGCGCGGGCGCAGCTCGAGCAGATGCGCCGGGCGCTGCCTCCGGGCGTGCAGCTGGCGCCCGGTCAGGCGATGCCGGGCCAGCAGATGCCCGACGAGGGCGACCAACGCGGCAGCGGGATGTACCTCTGA